The Streptomyces bacillaris sequence AGTGGGGGCGGGGCTACAAGTCACGGACCTGAGCGCGCCGCTCCCGTGTCCCAGGAGCGTTCGGGGTCCGGTGGTTCAGGTCCGGATGAACTGCGGGCCCTGCGGAGGCAGGACGAAGTGCGGGTCGGGCGCGTGGGCGGCGGCCGCCGCAGGCTGCGGATAGCCGTACGCGGGCGGCACCCCGGCCCCCTGCGGGTAGCCGTACGCGGGCTGCGGCGCGGGCACGGGGGGAGCGGGCGGGACGGCCGGAGGTGCGACGGGCGGCGGATAACCGTACGCGGGCTGCCGGTGCAGGACGGTGGCCTGGGAGTCGGGGCTCGGCGTGGCGGGTGCGGGAGGCTCTTCGGTGCCGCCCGCCGAACCGGCTCCGTGACCGACCCCGGCCGCCGAACCGGAACCACTGGCCCCGGCTGCGGAACCGGACCCATCGGCTCCGGGACCGGAACCGGACCCGCCGGACCCGGGACCGCCCGCACCGGCCTCCGCCGCTTCCGAGTCGTCGACCGAGATGCCGAAGGCGGTGGCCAGCCCGATCAGCCCGGTCGGATAGCCCTGGCCGACCGCCCGGAACTTCCACCCCTCGCCGCGCCGGTACAGCTCACCGCAGATGATCGCGGTCTCCTCACCGGTCTCCGGCCGTACGTCGAAGACCGCCAGCGGCTCCCCGTCGGCCGACGCCGCGTCGAAGAGGAGTATCCGCAGGTCCGGCACGCTCGCGAAGGCGGCGCCGTCGGACGAGGCGGCGATGACCACCTGGTCCACCGAACCGTCGAGCGCGCCGAGGTCCGCCTCGATCGTGTCCGTGAGCCCCTCGGGGACGCTGCGCTTCGGCAGCCGCCGGACCAGCCCGGACGGGTGACGCGGCTGGTTGTAGAAGACGAAGTCCTCGTCGGACCGCACACGGCCGGAGGAACCGAGCAGCAGGGCGGAGGCGTCCACGTCGGGGACGTCGGCCCCCGGCGTCCAGCGCAGCACGGCCCGTACGGCCATGGCGTCGACCTGGACGTTCGAGCCCTTCAGCATCGTGTGCGTCATGGGCGTCATCCTGCCTGCTGGCGGCACGTGCGGACAACGCGGGGGCGGCAAAGAACCGGTTCTGTCGCGGTTGTGCGGCGCGGGCGGCGGGCCGGAGCGATGAGAGCGCGACCAAGGGCGCGGCGAAGCACGGGGAAGCCGGAGGGAGGCGGAACGGTACCGCGAGGAGAGCCTTGGTGAAGGGTGGGTAACCGGAAATTCATGTACATCGGGAACTGTTGACACTCGTCCGTACGTACTATTACCGGCCATACGTTGTCCGGCCGGTCAGGCAGTTCGGGGGAAACTCATGCGTCACTTCGGGTATATGTCGCCCGCTGCCCGGGAGGGCCTGTTCTTCCGGGAGCCGTGTGAGTTCAGCGCGGACTCGCCCGCGAGCCTGCTCTCCGTCGCCCTGGGTGCCACGCTCTACTCCCCGGCCACCCGGCCCACCCTGGCCGACGACGTGATGAAGCAGGCCGCCCGGGGCGTCGTCTCCATGGTGCTGTGCCTGGAGGACTCGATCGACGACGCCGAGGTGGTCGGCGCCGAGGCCAACCTGATCAGGCAGTTCACCGACCTGGCGGAGCGGGAGCCGCCCGGTGCCGGACTGCCGCTCCTCTTCGTCCGGGTCCGCGAACCGGGCCAGATCACCGACCTGGTCGCCCGTCTCGGCCCCTCGGTCCGGACACTGTCCGGTTTTGTACTTCCCAAGTTCACCGAGGAGCGTGGATCGCTCTTCCTGGAGGCCCTGGCGGAGGCCGAGGCGGCGTGCGGACAGCGGCTCTTCGCCATGCCCGTCCTCGAATCGCCCGAGCTGCTCCACCTGGAGACGCGCGGCGAGGTCCTCCAGGGCATCGCGCGCTGCGTCGACAAGTACCGGGACCGGGTGCTCGCCCTGCGGCTCGGCGTCACCGACTTCTGCTCGGCCTACGGGCTGCGCCGCGCGCCCGACATGACGGCGTACGACGTCCAGATCGTCGGTTCCGTCATCGCGGACGTGGTCAACGTGCTGGGCCGGGCGGACGGCACCGGCTTCACGATCACCGGCCCGGTCTGGGAGTACTTCCGCCGCCAGGAGCGCATGTTCAAGCCCCAGCTGCGCCGCAGCCCCTTCCTGGAGGGCAGCGCCGAGGAGCTGCGTACGGCACTCATCGAGCACGACCTGGACGGCCTGCTGCGGGAGATCGAGCTGGACCGGGCCAACGGCCTGCTCGGCAAGACCTGCATCCACCCGTCGCATGTGGCACCCGTCCACGCACTGTCCGTGGTCAGCCATGAGGAGTTCACCGACGCGCAGGACATCCTGCGCCCGGAGCGCGGGGGCGGCGGGGTGCTGCGCTCGGCGTACACGAACAAGATGAACGAAGTGAAGCCCCACCGGGCCTGGGCCGAGAGCACGCTGCGGCGGGCCGAGGTCTTCGGCGTGGCGAGGGACGACGTCGGCTTCGTGGACCTGCTGGCCGCGGGCCTGGCGACGTGAGTGCGCGTTCGATGAGCGGGCGCGCGAGGAGAGAAGAGACCGTGGACGTGGTGTGGTCGGGCGACTGGGTGGCCGAGCGGCTGGGCGTGGCCCTGGAGGGCGACGGGGAGCTGCGGGAGCTGCTGGGCCTCGCCCTGCGGCGCAACCCCAAGCGGGCCCATCTGCTCGTCTCCAACGTGCTGGGCAAGCATGTGCCCCAGAAGCCTTCTGTCGTGTACGGGGCGGGGTACGGGCTCGGTGAGCGGGTCCGGGCGCTCCTCGGCGCCGAGGAGGCCCGCCGCGCGGTGGTCCTCGGGTACGCGGAGACGGCCACCGGTCTCGGCCACGCCGTCGCGGACGGCCTGCGGGACGCCCCGTACCTCCACTCCACCCGGCGCCCGGTCGCGGGCGTCGCCCCGGCGGGGGGCTTCGAGGAAGCCCACTCGCACGCCACCTCGCACCTGCTGCTGCCGGAGGACCCCGGGCTGCTGGCTTCCGGGGCCGTGGGGGACGCCTCCGCCCTGGTGCTGGTCGACGACGAGTTCTCCACCGGCAACACGGTCCTGAACACCATCCGGGCCCTGCACGAGCTGCACCCGCGCGAGCGGTACGTGATCGTCGCGCTGGTCGACATGCGCTCGCCGGCCGACCGTGACCGGCTGACCGCCTTCGCCGCCGAGATCGGCGCCCGCGTCGACCTGGTGACCCGCGCCGCCGGAACGGTGTCGCTGCCGGACGGCGTACTGGAACGCGGCCAGGCGCTGGTCGCGGAGCGGGAGGCCGAGCAGGCGCCCCCGCCCGAGCAGGCGGAGCACGCTGTGCAGGCGGGACGGGCGCAGACGCAGGCGCAGCCCGGGGGAGCCGGTGCGGTCGCGAGCGCGGGCCCGTCCGGGGGCGCCGATGGAGCGGCGAGCCACTCCGGGGAGACCTCCGAAGGCCCTACCGCCGGTGGAGCTGCGGACGACTCCAGGGAGACCTCCGAAGGCCCCGCCCCCCTCACCCGGGTCGGCCTCGGCTGGCCCGCGGGCGTCCCGGACGGCGGCCGGCACGGCTTCACCCCGGCCCACCGGGCGGCGCTCGAAGCGGCGCTCCCGGGCATGGCGGAGCGGATCGCGGCCGCGCTGGGCGACGACGCCCGCAGCGGCCCTCGCAGCGGGCCCCGCCGGGTCCTCGTCCTCGGCTTCGAGGAGCTGATGTACGCGCCGCTGCGCCTGGGCACCGCCCTGGAGGAGGCGCTGGGCGCGGACGCCGACGTCCGCTACTCCACCACCACCCGCTCCCCGGTCCTCGCCGTCGACGACCCCGGCTACGCGATACGCACGCGCCTGGTCTTCCCGGCCCATGACAGCCCCGCGGACGGCCCCGGCGACCGGTACGCGTACAACGTGGCGGGCGCGGGCTTCGACGCGGTGGTCGCCGTCGTCGACTCCACCGCCGACACCCCCGAGCTGCACGCCCCCGACGGCCTGCTGGCCCGCCTGGCGGCCCACACCGGCCACGTACTCCTCGCGGTCGTCCCCTCGTACACCCCCCACCCCACTCCCGCCCCCACCAGGAGCCCTCCGTGCTGCCCGAGCCCCTCCGAGGCCCCGACTTCTCCAGTTACGCGCCCGAGGACGTCGGCTGGCTGCTCCAGGACCTCTCGGACACCCGGCTGGAGGCGCCCACCGAGGAGCGCGAGGAGGCGATCCAGAGCGGCGGCGCGCACTACGCGGAGTCGCTGCCCGTGGAGTACCAGCCGAGCGCCGAGTACCAGGCCCTGTTCACCGCAGCCCTGGACGCCTCGGCCGCGCGTATCGCCCGTGCGGTGGGCACCGTCACCGAGACGGTCCTCGCCGAACGTGGCCCGCGCCCGGTCCTCGTCTCGCTCGCCCGCGCCGGTACGCCGGTGGGCGTGCTGATGCGCCACTGGGCCCGCCACCGGCACGGCCTGGACCTGCCGCACTACGCGATCTCCATCGTCCGGGGCCGGGGCATCGACGCCACCGCGCTGCGCTGGCTCGCCGCCCACCACGACCCGGCCGACGTGGTGTTCGTCGACGGCTGGACGGGGAAGGGCGCGATCACCCGCGAACTGGCGGCGGCGATCAGCGCGTTCGAGGAGTCGAGCGGGATCTCCGGCTTCGACCCGGAGATCGCGGTGCTCGCGGACCCGGGCGGCTGCGTCCGTACGTACGGCACCCGCGAGGACTTCCTGATCCCCTCGGCCTGCCTCAACTCCACGGTCTCCGGCCTTATTTCCCGTACGGTGCTCCGCGCCGACCTGGTCGGGCCGGACGACTTCCACGGCGCGAAGTTCTACCGGGAGCTGGCGGAGTCCGACGTCTCGGGCGACTTCCTGGCGGCGGTGGCCGCGCGCTTCGACGAGGTGGCGGACGAGGTGGACGCGGCCACCAAGGAGCTGCTGGCCGCCGACCGGGCGCCGACCTGGGAGGGCTGGGCGGCCGTCGAGCGGATCAGCGAGGAGTACGGCATCCACGACGTCAACCTGGTCAAGCCGGGCGTGGGCGAGACCACCCGGGTCCTGCTGCGCCGGGTCCCCTGGAAGATCCTGGCCAGGCGAGGGGCGGGCGCGGACCTCCAGCACATCCGGCTGCTGGCCGAACAGCGCGGCGTCCCGGTCGAGGAGGTCGACGACCTCCCGTACAGCTGTGTCGGTCTGATCCACCCCCGCTACACGCGCGGCGCGACAGGGGCGGACGGCAAGGCGGTCCAGGGCGCATGAGCACGACTTCACCGGCCACTTCGTCGGCCACGCTGGTGGCGAGCGACCTCGACCGTACGCTGATCTACTCGACGGCCGCGCTCGACCTGAGGATGCCCGACGCCGAGGCCCCCCGGCTGCTCTGCGTCGAGGTGTACGGCCACAAGCCCCTCTCGTACATGACGGAGACGGCCGCCGCCCTCCTCACCGAGCTGGCGGGCGCCACGGTCTTCGTCCCCACCACCACCCGCACCCGCGAGCAGTACCACCGCATCCATCTCCCCGGCCCCGCCCCCCGGTACGCGATCTGCGCCAACGGCGGCCACATCCTGGTCGACGGCGTCTCCGACCGCGACTGGCAGCAGCAGGTGGAGGCGCGCATCGCGGACGAGTGCGCCCCCCTCACCGAGATCCGCGCCC is a genomic window containing:
- a CDS encoding TerD family protein encodes the protein MTPMTHTMLKGSNVQVDAMAVRAVLRWTPGADVPDVDASALLLGSSGRVRSDEDFVFYNQPRHPSGLVRRLPKRSVPEGLTDTIEADLGALDGSVDQVVIAASSDGAAFASVPDLRILLFDAASADGEPLAVFDVRPETGEETAIICGELYRRGEGWKFRAVGQGYPTGLIGLATAFGISVDDSEAAEAGAGGPGSGGSGSGPGADGSGSAAGASGSGSAAGVGHGAGSAGGTEEPPAPATPSPDSQATVLHRQPAYGYPPPVAPPAVPPAPPVPAPQPAYGYPQGAGVPPAYGYPQPAAAAAHAPDPHFVLPPQGPQFIRT
- a CDS encoding HpcH/HpaI aldolase/citrate lyase family protein encodes the protein MRHFGYMSPAAREGLFFREPCEFSADSPASLLSVALGATLYSPATRPTLADDVMKQAARGVVSMVLCLEDSIDDAEVVGAEANLIRQFTDLAEREPPGAGLPLLFVRVREPGQITDLVARLGPSVRTLSGFVLPKFTEERGSLFLEALAEAEAACGQRLFAMPVLESPELLHLETRGEVLQGIARCVDKYRDRVLALRLGVTDFCSAYGLRRAPDMTAYDVQIVGSVIADVVNVLGRADGTGFTITGPVWEYFRRQERMFKPQLRRSPFLEGSAEELRTALIEHDLDGLLREIELDRANGLLGKTCIHPSHVAPVHALSVVSHEEFTDAQDILRPERGGGGVLRSAYTNKMNEVKPHRAWAESTLRRAEVFGVARDDVGFVDLLAAGLAT